One Phragmites australis chromosome 23, lpPhrAust1.1, whole genome shotgun sequence DNA window includes the following coding sequences:
- the LOC133905843 gene encoding zinc finger protein STAR3-like isoform X2 yields MSSCSSPWSTMDGNQNDICGQSANLTSNPLYYQFGLDNPLFGMGIQQPFPPSTSPFGASSSTNIPHMDWKPAMMLDNLTFIEEKIRQVKDVIRSMVDNGGQLPGRTGDIVQQQQAVNADLTCLIVQLISTAGSLLPSLKNSSFLSHPPAGHMDMANHVGSSSSMVPYTTISEENNEVMCSPEDYDELFKGLTDGTVEGGIEIDNVLVEEQDTKDGDEGGDAGMDGENLLPGSYELLQLEKDEILAPHTHFCSICGKGFKRDANLRMHMRGHGDEYKSPAALAKPPRDASTEHAMVKRYSCPFVGCKRNKLHKNFQPLKTILCMKNHYKRSHCEKSYTCSQCHTKKFSVLADLKTHEKHCGHVKWLCSCGTSFSRKDKLFAHVALFQGHTPALPSEESKVSDQVGRVGSHQEPAKLTSSMGSFMWDNSSGDDTVLDIKGLDSCGDDFLSTANFGSFNFSFGPLDEIKGNPSEGSFAMLPSEHFQSVREKGEN; encoded by the exons ATGAGCTCCTGCTCCTCCCCTTGG TCAACAATGGATGGCAACCAGAATGACATCTGTGGGCAATCTGCAAATCTCACTTCCAATCCTCTCTACTACCAGTTCGGTTTAGACAATCCACTCTTTGGCATGGGAATTCAGCAGCCATTTCCACCATCCACCTCACCATTCGGCGCTTCTTCATCCACTAACATCCCCCACATGGATTGGAAACCGGCTATGATGCTAGACAATCTCACATTCATCGAGGAGAAGATACGGCAAGTGAAGGATGTCATCCGTTCAATGGTGGACAATGGCGGCCAGTTACCGGGTCGCACAGGGGACATCgttcagcagcagcaggcggTTAATGCAGACCTGACATGCCTCATAGTTCAGCTCATCTCTACTGCTGGGAGCCTTCTCCCATCACTGAAGAACTCATCCTTTCTGAGCCACCCCCCAGCTGGACACATGGACATGGCTAACCATGTCGGCTCAAGCTCAAGCATGGTCCCTTATACGACTATCTCCGAAGAGAACAATGAGGTAATGTGTAGCCCTGAAGACTATGATGAGCTTTTCAAGGGATTGACTGATGGCACTGTGGAAGGGGGCATTGAAATAGACAATGTTCTTGTTGAGGAGCAGGATACAAAGGACGGCGACGAAGGTGGCGATGCTGGCATGGATGGAGAGAACCTACTGCCAGGCTCATATGAATTACTGCAGCTGGAGAAGGATGAGATATTGGCTCCACACACACACTTCTGCTCCATCTGTGGAAAGGGTTTCAAGAGGGACGCAAATCTGCGGATGCACATGAGAGGGCATGGGGATGAGTACAAGAGCCCCGCTGCACTAGCCAAACCACCCAGAGATGCAAGCACAGAGCACGCCATGGTGAAGAGGTACTCATGCCCGTTCGTCGGTTGCAAGCGGAACAAGCTGCACAAGAACTTCCAGCCCCTCAAGACGATCCTGTGCATGAAGAACCACTACAAGCGGAGCCACTGCGAAAAGAGCTACACCTGCAGCCAGTGCCACACCAAGAAGTTCTCCGTCTTGGCTGACCTCAAGACGCACGAGAAGCACTGCGGCCATGTCAAGTGGCTGTGCTCCTGCGGAACAAGCTTCTCGAGGAAGGACAAGCTCTTTGCGCATGTGGCTCTGTTCCAAGGCCACACGCCGGCCCTGCCATCGGAGGAGTCAAAGGTTTCAGACCAAGTTGGTCGCGTAGGAAGCCATCAGGAACCAGCGAAACTCACAAGCTCCATGGGCAGCTTCATGTGGGATAACTCATCAGGCGATGACACTGTGCTAGATATCAAAGGGCTCGACAGCTGTGGCGATGATTTCCTATCAACTGCGAACTTTGGGTCCTTCAATTTCAGTTTTGGGCCACTTGATGAAATCAAAGGAAATCCTTCCGAGGGTTCATTTGCAATGctgccttctgagcacttccaAAGCGTTCGAGAGAAGGGGGAGAACTAA
- the LOC133905843 gene encoding zinc finger protein STAR3-like isoform X1 codes for MSSCSSPWKSTMDGNQNDICGQSANLTSNPLYYQFGLDNPLFGMGIQQPFPPSTSPFGASSSTNIPHMDWKPAMMLDNLTFIEEKIRQVKDVIRSMVDNGGQLPGRTGDIVQQQQAVNADLTCLIVQLISTAGSLLPSLKNSSFLSHPPAGHMDMANHVGSSSSMVPYTTISEENNEVMCSPEDYDELFKGLTDGTVEGGIEIDNVLVEEQDTKDGDEGGDAGMDGENLLPGSYELLQLEKDEILAPHTHFCSICGKGFKRDANLRMHMRGHGDEYKSPAALAKPPRDASTEHAMVKRYSCPFVGCKRNKLHKNFQPLKTILCMKNHYKRSHCEKSYTCSQCHTKKFSVLADLKTHEKHCGHVKWLCSCGTSFSRKDKLFAHVALFQGHTPALPSEESKVSDQVGRVGSHQEPAKLTSSMGSFMWDNSSGDDTVLDIKGLDSCGDDFLSTANFGSFNFSFGPLDEIKGNPSEGSFAMLPSEHFQSVREKGEN; via the exons ATGAGCTCCTGCTCCTCCCCTTGG AAGTCAACAATGGATGGCAACCAGAATGACATCTGTGGGCAATCTGCAAATCTCACTTCCAATCCTCTCTACTACCAGTTCGGTTTAGACAATCCACTCTTTGGCATGGGAATTCAGCAGCCATTTCCACCATCCACCTCACCATTCGGCGCTTCTTCATCCACTAACATCCCCCACATGGATTGGAAACCGGCTATGATGCTAGACAATCTCACATTCATCGAGGAGAAGATACGGCAAGTGAAGGATGTCATCCGTTCAATGGTGGACAATGGCGGCCAGTTACCGGGTCGCACAGGGGACATCgttcagcagcagcaggcggTTAATGCAGACCTGACATGCCTCATAGTTCAGCTCATCTCTACTGCTGGGAGCCTTCTCCCATCACTGAAGAACTCATCCTTTCTGAGCCACCCCCCAGCTGGACACATGGACATGGCTAACCATGTCGGCTCAAGCTCAAGCATGGTCCCTTATACGACTATCTCCGAAGAGAACAATGAGGTAATGTGTAGCCCTGAAGACTATGATGAGCTTTTCAAGGGATTGACTGATGGCACTGTGGAAGGGGGCATTGAAATAGACAATGTTCTTGTTGAGGAGCAGGATACAAAGGACGGCGACGAAGGTGGCGATGCTGGCATGGATGGAGAGAACCTACTGCCAGGCTCATATGAATTACTGCAGCTGGAGAAGGATGAGATATTGGCTCCACACACACACTTCTGCTCCATCTGTGGAAAGGGTTTCAAGAGGGACGCAAATCTGCGGATGCACATGAGAGGGCATGGGGATGAGTACAAGAGCCCCGCTGCACTAGCCAAACCACCCAGAGATGCAAGCACAGAGCACGCCATGGTGAAGAGGTACTCATGCCCGTTCGTCGGTTGCAAGCGGAACAAGCTGCACAAGAACTTCCAGCCCCTCAAGACGATCCTGTGCATGAAGAACCACTACAAGCGGAGCCACTGCGAAAAGAGCTACACCTGCAGCCAGTGCCACACCAAGAAGTTCTCCGTCTTGGCTGACCTCAAGACGCACGAGAAGCACTGCGGCCATGTCAAGTGGCTGTGCTCCTGCGGAACAAGCTTCTCGAGGAAGGACAAGCTCTTTGCGCATGTGGCTCTGTTCCAAGGCCACACGCCGGCCCTGCCATCGGAGGAGTCAAAGGTTTCAGACCAAGTTGGTCGCGTAGGAAGCCATCAGGAACCAGCGAAACTCACAAGCTCCATGGGCAGCTTCATGTGGGATAACTCATCAGGCGATGACACTGTGCTAGATATCAAAGGGCTCGACAGCTGTGGCGATGATTTCCTATCAACTGCGAACTTTGGGTCCTTCAATTTCAGTTTTGGGCCACTTGATGAAATCAAAGGAAATCCTTCCGAGGGTTCATTTGCAATGctgccttctgagcacttccaAAGCGTTCGAGAGAAGGGGGAGAACTAA
- the LOC133905843 gene encoding zinc finger protein STAR3-like isoform X4: MSSCSSPWKSTMDGNQNDICGQSANLTSNPLYYQFGLDNPLFGMGIQQPFPPSTSPFGASSSTNIPHMDWKPAMMLDNLTFIEEKIRQVKDVIRSMVDNGGQLPGRTGDIVQQQQAVNADLTCLIVQLISTAGSLLPSLKNSSFLSHPPAGHMDMANHVGSSSSMVPYTTISEENNEDTKDGDEGGDAGMDGENLLPGSYELLQLEKDEILAPHTHFCSICGKGFKRDANLRMHMRGHGDEYKSPAALAKPPRDASTEHAMVKRYSCPFVGCKRNKLHKNFQPLKTILCMKNHYKRSHCEKSYTCSQCHTKKFSVLADLKTHEKHCGHVKWLCSCGTSFSRKDKLFAHVALFQGHTPALPSEESKVSDQVGRVGSHQEPAKLTSSMGSFMWDNSSGDDTVLDIKGLDSCGDDFLSTANFGSFNFSFGPLDEIKGNPSEGSFAMLPSEHFQSVREKGEN, encoded by the exons ATGAGCTCCTGCTCCTCCCCTTGG AAGTCAACAATGGATGGCAACCAGAATGACATCTGTGGGCAATCTGCAAATCTCACTTCCAATCCTCTCTACTACCAGTTCGGTTTAGACAATCCACTCTTTGGCATGGGAATTCAGCAGCCATTTCCACCATCCACCTCACCATTCGGCGCTTCTTCATCCACTAACATCCCCCACATGGATTGGAAACCGGCTATGATGCTAGACAATCTCACATTCATCGAGGAGAAGATACGGCAAGTGAAGGATGTCATCCGTTCAATGGTGGACAATGGCGGCCAGTTACCGGGTCGCACAGGGGACATCgttcagcagcagcaggcggTTAATGCAGACCTGACATGCCTCATAGTTCAGCTCATCTCTACTGCTGGGAGCCTTCTCCCATCACTGAAGAACTCATCCTTTCTGAGCCACCCCCCAGCTGGACACATGGACATGGCTAACCATGTCGGCTCAAGCTCAAGCATGGTCCCTTATACGACTATCTCCGAAGAGAACAATGAG GATACAAAGGACGGCGACGAAGGTGGCGATGCTGGCATGGATGGAGAGAACCTACTGCCAGGCTCATATGAATTACTGCAGCTGGAGAAGGATGAGATATTGGCTCCACACACACACTTCTGCTCCATCTGTGGAAAGGGTTTCAAGAGGGACGCAAATCTGCGGATGCACATGAGAGGGCATGGGGATGAGTACAAGAGCCCCGCTGCACTAGCCAAACCACCCAGAGATGCAAGCACAGAGCACGCCATGGTGAAGAGGTACTCATGCCCGTTCGTCGGTTGCAAGCGGAACAAGCTGCACAAGAACTTCCAGCCCCTCAAGACGATCCTGTGCATGAAGAACCACTACAAGCGGAGCCACTGCGAAAAGAGCTACACCTGCAGCCAGTGCCACACCAAGAAGTTCTCCGTCTTGGCTGACCTCAAGACGCACGAGAAGCACTGCGGCCATGTCAAGTGGCTGTGCTCCTGCGGAACAAGCTTCTCGAGGAAGGACAAGCTCTTTGCGCATGTGGCTCTGTTCCAAGGCCACACGCCGGCCCTGCCATCGGAGGAGTCAAAGGTTTCAGACCAAGTTGGTCGCGTAGGAAGCCATCAGGAACCAGCGAAACTCACAAGCTCCATGGGCAGCTTCATGTGGGATAACTCATCAGGCGATGACACTGTGCTAGATATCAAAGGGCTCGACAGCTGTGGCGATGATTTCCTATCAACTGCGAACTTTGGGTCCTTCAATTTCAGTTTTGGGCCACTTGATGAAATCAAAGGAAATCCTTCCGAGGGTTCATTTGCAATGctgccttctgagcacttccaAAGCGTTCGAGAGAAGGGGGAGAACTAA
- the LOC133905843 gene encoding zinc finger protein STAR3-like isoform X3 codes for MDGNQNDICGQSANLTSNPLYYQFGLDNPLFGMGIQQPFPPSTSPFGASSSTNIPHMDWKPAMMLDNLTFIEEKIRQVKDVIRSMVDNGGQLPGRTGDIVQQQQAVNADLTCLIVQLISTAGSLLPSLKNSSFLSHPPAGHMDMANHVGSSSSMVPYTTISEENNEVMCSPEDYDELFKGLTDGTVEGGIEIDNVLVEEQDTKDGDEGGDAGMDGENLLPGSYELLQLEKDEILAPHTHFCSICGKGFKRDANLRMHMRGHGDEYKSPAALAKPPRDASTEHAMVKRYSCPFVGCKRNKLHKNFQPLKTILCMKNHYKRSHCEKSYTCSQCHTKKFSVLADLKTHEKHCGHVKWLCSCGTSFSRKDKLFAHVALFQGHTPALPSEESKVSDQVGRVGSHQEPAKLTSSMGSFMWDNSSGDDTVLDIKGLDSCGDDFLSTANFGSFNFSFGPLDEIKGNPSEGSFAMLPSEHFQSVREKGEN; via the coding sequence ATGGATGGCAACCAGAATGACATCTGTGGGCAATCTGCAAATCTCACTTCCAATCCTCTCTACTACCAGTTCGGTTTAGACAATCCACTCTTTGGCATGGGAATTCAGCAGCCATTTCCACCATCCACCTCACCATTCGGCGCTTCTTCATCCACTAACATCCCCCACATGGATTGGAAACCGGCTATGATGCTAGACAATCTCACATTCATCGAGGAGAAGATACGGCAAGTGAAGGATGTCATCCGTTCAATGGTGGACAATGGCGGCCAGTTACCGGGTCGCACAGGGGACATCgttcagcagcagcaggcggTTAATGCAGACCTGACATGCCTCATAGTTCAGCTCATCTCTACTGCTGGGAGCCTTCTCCCATCACTGAAGAACTCATCCTTTCTGAGCCACCCCCCAGCTGGACACATGGACATGGCTAACCATGTCGGCTCAAGCTCAAGCATGGTCCCTTATACGACTATCTCCGAAGAGAACAATGAGGTAATGTGTAGCCCTGAAGACTATGATGAGCTTTTCAAGGGATTGACTGATGGCACTGTGGAAGGGGGCATTGAAATAGACAATGTTCTTGTTGAGGAGCAGGATACAAAGGACGGCGACGAAGGTGGCGATGCTGGCATGGATGGAGAGAACCTACTGCCAGGCTCATATGAATTACTGCAGCTGGAGAAGGATGAGATATTGGCTCCACACACACACTTCTGCTCCATCTGTGGAAAGGGTTTCAAGAGGGACGCAAATCTGCGGATGCACATGAGAGGGCATGGGGATGAGTACAAGAGCCCCGCTGCACTAGCCAAACCACCCAGAGATGCAAGCACAGAGCACGCCATGGTGAAGAGGTACTCATGCCCGTTCGTCGGTTGCAAGCGGAACAAGCTGCACAAGAACTTCCAGCCCCTCAAGACGATCCTGTGCATGAAGAACCACTACAAGCGGAGCCACTGCGAAAAGAGCTACACCTGCAGCCAGTGCCACACCAAGAAGTTCTCCGTCTTGGCTGACCTCAAGACGCACGAGAAGCACTGCGGCCATGTCAAGTGGCTGTGCTCCTGCGGAACAAGCTTCTCGAGGAAGGACAAGCTCTTTGCGCATGTGGCTCTGTTCCAAGGCCACACGCCGGCCCTGCCATCGGAGGAGTCAAAGGTTTCAGACCAAGTTGGTCGCGTAGGAAGCCATCAGGAACCAGCGAAACTCACAAGCTCCATGGGCAGCTTCATGTGGGATAACTCATCAGGCGATGACACTGTGCTAGATATCAAAGGGCTCGACAGCTGTGGCGATGATTTCCTATCAACTGCGAACTTTGGGTCCTTCAATTTCAGTTTTGGGCCACTTGATGAAATCAAAGGAAATCCTTCCGAGGGTTCATTTGCAATGctgccttctgagcacttccaAAGCGTTCGAGAGAAGGGGGAGAACTAA